CATCCATGCATCGTCCGTTGCGATCGGAAAGCCACGACCTCCGCCACGCGCTGACATACGCCCTGAAATGGGGAAACGCTTCCCCGACATCGCTCGGCGGCGTCTGGCTAACGGGGTTAAACGGCAAGTCCGTCGGACCCCTTCACGCCGCGCTTAGCGAAATCGGCGCAAGCGGCGGTGCAAACGACTCTCTCCCCGAATTCGACCTCGACAGCACCATCGGGCGTGCAGGCCGCTCTGCCGGATGGCTTGCTGCAACATGCGCCAGCCTCTGCGTGCAAACGTCCGGCGCACCTCACCTTATCGCTCAGCGTTGCGGCGATCAAACCTTCGTAGCGGTAGTGACGACTGGCGATCACGAATGAAACAACATAGAAATATCGGCATGAACAGGAAATTCGCACTCGACCTCTTTGGGGCCATTGTGTTTGTCGTTCTGCCAGGCCTGCTTGTCTGGCTACGGCCCGATGGAGTTGACCCTGTAAAACCGGACACACCATCACACTAAGGTTGCTGAATCCATCGAGCGCCGGAACTCGCGAGGCGAGCGGTATTTCAGCGCGCTATGGGGGTGCTTCTCGTTGTAATGCTCAAATGCAATGGCCAGATTGTGAGCAGCGGTTGCAGCATCCGGCTTCGGCATGAAGGCGACGTAGTCGCGCTTCATCGTTTTCACGAAGCTCTCGGCCATGCCGTTACTTTGCGGACTGCACACGGGCGTGGTCAATGGCTTTAGTCCGATGTTCATCGCAAACCGGCGCGTATCGTCAGCCGTATAGCCCGAACCATTGTCGCTCAGCCACTCGATTTCGGACGGCGTATGCACCTCGTTGCCGAACCGATTTTCCACTGCGGCCAGCATCACGTCGCGCACAATGTCGCCGCTGTGGCCTGCTGTCGTCGCCGCCCAGCTCATCGCTTCTCGGTCGCAGCAATCCAGCGCAAACGTCACACGCAGCGGCTCGCCGTTGTCGCAGCGGAACTCGAAGCCGTCCGAGCACCATCGCTGATTGCTGCGCGCGACGGCCACTTTGCCATCATGTCGACGGTGGGCTCGCGGCGCAATCGGTCGGCGCTGCGTCAGCAGCCCATGCGTTCGCATGATGCGATAAATGCGCTTGGCATTGAACGGCGCCAGTCCAACTGCAACGCGCTCGTTGCGCAACGTGCCCCAAACCCGCCGGTAGCCATAGCTGGGCAAATCGCCGACGACACGGCGGATTTCCTCGACTACAGTTTCGTCGTCGGTCGGCCTTGATTGCCGGCCATCGCGCCACGTCGCCGGACGCGACAGTCGTGCCGATACGTTCGAGCGCGACACGCCGAGAACTTCACAGACCAGTTTCACTGGCCGTCCTCCGGCAGCAAGGGCGAGTGCGCTATCCATTTTTTTGCTCGGCTGTATTCAACTGCTTCCCGGAGAATCTCGTTCTCCATTGTTTTTTTGCCGAGCATCCGTTGCAGCTCGCGAATCTGCTTGAGCGCATCAGCCAACTCCGATGCCGGAACCACTTCTTCGCCAGCCTTGACCGCTGACAGGCTACCGTCCTGGTACAGCTTGCGCCAGTGGAATAGCTGGTTCGGGTTCACGCCGTAATGGCGCGCGACCATTGAAACCGATTTTCCCGGTTCGAAACTCTCGCGAACCATCGACAGTTTCTGCTCCGCCGTCCAGCGACGCCGGCGCTCTGGGCCCGTCAACACTTCCATCACTTCCTGCTTGGTGTTAGTCAAAAACACAGTCTTATGCCTACCCGTTATTGTAAGTGGGTCGCTGTGTCCGGTGTTTCATGGGGCCGCTCCACCCGAGTCCATCGGGCTCTCCACGGAGGAGCGAGGTCCCGCGATTGCTTTCCTATGTGTCGCGTTTGTGGTGATTCTGCTCATCTTCAGCTTCGCTGACGGCTCGCGTATCTCGAACGCTTGGCGAGCAGTCAAGCAAGCCGCGCAAGATCGAGGGTTCGGCCGTCATTTGGCGTCAACGTCCGAAGACGTTAGCTCCGCCAGATTGCGTTCCAGCTCTCTCCAAAACGCGCTCCGCAACCGCCACGGCCGTCGCTGGCGATATCGCGAACGCTGGATCCTCGTCACTGGGGACGAGCAGCTCGTAAAGCGTCTCTCGCCCGCGTCGGTCTCGACGGGGTTCCTGCTAACGACCGATTCCGTCTTGCTCTATGTCCCAGACGAGCTTGCTGCCAACGATCGCGAATGGCTCACGCAGATTCGGCGTCTGCGACGTCGTCGCCCAATCGACGCCGTCGTCGCACTCACCGCCCATGCCGCTGACGGGTCAGCGCATACCCTGCTCCCGCCCGAGACCCTCGCATCCCACATCTCCCGGTTCGCGCGTGCGCTTCGCTGGGCGGCGCCCGTCTATCTGCTCGATGTCACCGATCAGGGCGATGACGAGCAGCACGCCGACGACGCCATCGGCCTGACCTGGACCGCCGAGCGCGTTCGGGCTGACGGCGCGAAGGGAATTGAAGCGTCGCTAACCGCGCTGTCCGGACGACTTGCCGACGCCGGCGTGGCTCGCCTGAGCACCGACGCTACCCGACGCACCGCGGCGGGCCTCGCTCAGCACATTGCGCGTATGCACAGTGCGTTGTCCGCGTTGGTCTCCCAAACTGCCGCATCGCGATTCTGGCGTCATTCCGTTCACGGCCTGTTGTTTGCGCCGCTCGGCCCCGCGAACGCCCACTTGGCAACCTCGATACCTGAAACGCAGGCGTCGCAACATCGCTCGACAACCTCGGCCGTTAATCATCGAAAGCTCTGGGACCTGATCGGTACGCATAGCCGCAAAGTGCGCGGACGACGCGTCGGTCTCTCACTCTCGAGCATCGTCGCGTGGACAGTCACAGCCGTATTGTTCGTCTGGATTCTGGGTGTCAACCTGTCCGGCCTGCACAACCGCGCCGCCAACAAGGCGACACAAGACGCCCTCGCCCTATGGCATCGCGCGTCGGACCAGACGCAGCAGATGCAGGCGTTAGACAACCTCGGCCGCCAGATGGATACGTTCGAAGTCCGTGAACGCGAGGGTGCCCCCTGGTCGACTCGTTTCGGATTGAATCAAGATAGCGCCCTGCTCAACGCCATGTGGCCGCAGTACGTCAGCGCCGCACGAACAGTGGTCCTGTTACCGGTCAAACGCGAGCTCGAAACTCGCCTGATGCGCCTGACGTCGCTGTCGGACGCCGAAATTGCGGACAGCGACAACGTGCAAGCCGACGCCGCGCACAACACGCTGGAAGCCTACTTGATGCTGGCCAACACCGCCCACGCCAACGCGGACCTCCTCAAGCCACTGTTGCTGGGAACGCAGGTACCGCTTCAACCGCATCTCCCCGGTATGTCCCCGGGAGCGTGGAGCGATCTACGTTCGCAAACGCTCGCCTTCATGGCGTCTCATCTCGGCACGACACGCAACGGCATTTCGCTCGCCACGCCCGTCGACCAGGGTCTCGTCGACGCCACGCGACAGACGATCATCAGCGTGCGCGGGATCCAGAATTCCGCCGACATGCTCTACGACAAGATCGTCGAAGACGCACAGGCGAAGTACCCGCCCGTCACGCTCGCCAGTTTGCTCGGCGACACCAGCAGCCGCGGGCTCTTCACAACTACGCATACCCTCCCCGGCGTATTCACCCGCGCAGCGTACGAAGAGCGTATTTCGCGAGCGATCGACGACGCCAGCAGGCGACAGGATGTCACCGGCGATTGGGTGCTGTCGGATGTCGAGCGCGATGTGCCGAATACGTCGGCGCTCGAGATCGCTCTGCGTCAACGTTACTTCGACGATTTCGCCCGCGCGTGGGCAGACTTTCTCAACAGCTTGCGCTGGCAACACGCGTCGTCGCTCACGGGCACCGTCGACCAATTGCTTCTGCTCGGCGATCCGCAGCGCTCGCCGATGGTTGCGCTCATGGAGGCGATCAACTATCAGGCAAACACCGGCGTCACCAAACAGTCGCTCGCAGACGGCCTGCTCGATAAAGCCCACCAGCTCGTGGGCCGCGATGTCGATCCGTCACTGCGCGAGCCCGCGTCGGTCGTTCCGCTCGCCAATGCGTTCGGCCCGATCCTGCGACTCACCGGGAGAGATTTAACGAGTGCGGGCAGCGCGCCGGGAACGTCGGCTTTGGCTGGCACGAGCGATCTCACCCTCGCTCGCTATCTCGAACGAACCACCGCAATGCGCTTGAGGTTGCAGCAGATGGCCTCGGCGCCGGATCCCGACGCCATGGCCCGCATCGCCGCGCAGGCGGTGTTGCAGGGCAAGACGTCGGAGATCGCGGACAGTCGCGACTACGCCACACGCGTGGCTGCAAGTCTCGGCGGGCAATGGGCGGGCTTCGGCGCGGTACTCCAAGCCCCGCTCGATCAGGCATGGCAAGTGGTAGTGCAACCCGCCGCTGCGAACCTGAACGAGATTTGGCGCAACGCCGTCGTGGCCGATTGGCAGGCGACCTTCGGCGGACGCTATCCGTTCGCCGACTCGGACAACGACGCTTCACTGCCGGAAATGGCGCGCTTCATGCGACCGGACGGCGGTGTCGTCGCGCAGTTCGTCGCGACACAACTGGCAGGCGTAATCGAGCGGCAAGGCGATCGCTGGGTCGCGACGCAGGGGCCGAATCAGGGTGGCCTGTCGCTGGACCCTCAGTATCTCGTCGCGCTGAACAGGCTTACGCGCGCGGCGACCGTCATGTTCCCCTCGGGCGACGGCCATGTGCGCTTCGAGTTGCGCGGCGTTCCCGCGCCGGGCATCACCGACGTGCGGTTCGTCCTCTCCGGCCGGAACCTCCACTACTTCAATCAGAAGGAAGCGTGGATGCCCTTCGAATGGCCCGGCCAGACGCTGGAGAACGTCACGCGCGTGGAGTGGCAAACCGCTCGAAGCGGGTTGCAGTCGTCGCTGGACGCGCAAGGCCGCTTCGGGCTCATCCGGCTACTTGAACGCGCTCGCGTCGACCAGCAGGACAGCGCGCGCTATCTACTCACCTGGACGCCGGACCAGACCTCGGGCGTCCCTTTGCGCGTGCAGATGCGAAGCGAAGCCGGTTCGGGTCCGCTTGAAGTCCTTCAACTGAGGCACTTCACCCTTCCGCCCCGTATTTTCGCGACGGGGTCGACGAGACCTTCCAATTCGCCGCGCAGGGTGAATGCGCGTACGTCCGGTGCGGGAGTCAATTGATGCTCGCAGGCCTCTTGAATCGACTGATTCCGTCCATCCGCCACGCAGAACAATTTGCGCGTGCGCGGCTGGATACCTGGAACGCATGGTTACGCCCCATCTCCGAGACTGCCCCCGCCGGGCGCGATCCTGGCTATGAGGATGCCTTCTTCATCATCAAGGACGAGTCGGGCAAGCTCGGCGGCATCGACGACACGGTGATCGTCGACCATTGCGAGCGCCTCGTCGTGGAGATCGGCAAGGATTTGCGCGTGGCGGGCTATTACGCACTCGCACGAATGCGGCGGGACGGCACCGGCGGGTTCACCGACGGGCTGGAACTGATCGCGGCACTCGTCGACCGGTTCGGTGAAACGGTGCTGCCCGCACGCGTGGAAGCCCGCAAAGGTGCGCTTGAGATGCTGGTGACACCGCGGACCTTCGAATGCCTGTCGACGTTTGACCGCTTCGCCGATGAGGACCGCGAGAGAGCGCTCGCCGCCCTCGATGTGCTTCTCGGGCACGTAGGAAAGTGGTCGGAGAACGTGCGCCCGAATTTGCAGCCGCTCGTGGCGTTGCTGGAAAGCAAAGATGTCGGCGATACGCCGCACGCCGCGAAACGCGCGGCACCGGCGACAACCGAAGCGGCGCCGATTTCATCCGCCATGCGCGCCGTCAAAGCCATCGCCTCGTCACACGATCTGCTCGATCAGGCGCGTGCCATGGCCAACTGGCTCCGCGATCGGGAGGGCGGCTATCTGAGCGCCGCACGGTTGGTGCGCAGCGTTCGTTGGGACACATTGCAGGAGCTTCCTCCTGCCGACAACAATGGCCGGACGCGTCTGCCGCCACCCCGCGCCGAACTCCGTCAGCATCTCAAACGTCTGGTGTTGCAGCGTCAATGGACGGAGATTCTCGAGCGCGTGGAGGACGCCTATGTGCAGGATGCCAACCACTTCTGGTTCGACCTCCAGTATTTCCAGCACCTCGCGCTTGAGCATGCAGGGCATCCCTATGGCGGATGGCGTGACATTTTGCGTACCGACGTCGCATTGCTTCTGGAGCGACTCCCGGATATCGAGCGCCTGACGTTCGATGACCGTACGCCGTTTGCCGACGACGCGACGCTCGACTGGCTCGCCACGCACGCCGTCGTTCGCAATCTCGCCGCTGGGGAAAGTCCTGCGCCGTTACCCGTCTCGTTGAGCAGCTCGGGGGAGAGTACCGGCGACTGGTCCGAGATCGAAGCTCAGGCGCACGAAAAAGCGAACGCCGAAGGCCTTGACGCAGCGATCGCCTGGCTCGACGCCTTGCCCGGCGTGACATCACAACGGCATCGTTTCTTGCAGCGGCTATTGATGGCGAGTGTGGCTGAGCAGGCTGGCCGCGCCGACGCCACCGTCGCATTGCTCACCGAACTGGATGCGAGCGCGCGTGCCGTCTCGGTAACGCAATGGGAGCCCTATCTCGCCTTTCATGTCAAGCAGCAACTGGTGCGCGGTCTCAAGACCGCGGCGGCGCGTA
The Pandoraea oxalativorans genome window above contains:
- a CDS encoding IS3 family transposase (programmed frameshift), encoding MEVLTGPERRRRWTAEQKLSMVRESFEPGKSVSMVARHYGVNPNQLFHWRKLYQDGSLSAVKAGEEVVPASELADALKQIRELQRMLGKKTMENEILREAVEYSRGKKMDSALALAAGGRPVKLVCEVLGVSRSNVSARLSRPATWRDGRQSRPTDDETVVEEIRRVVGDLPSYGYRRVWGTLRNERVAVGLAPFNAKRIYRIMRTHGLLTQRRPIAPRAHRRHDGKVAVARSNQRWCSDGFEFRCDNGEPLRVTFALDCCDREAMSWAATTAGHSGDIVRDVMLAAVENRFGNEVHTPSEIEWLSDNGSGYTADDTRRFAMNIGLKPLTTPVCSPQSNGMAESFVKTMKRDYVAFMPKPDAATAAHNLAIAFEHYNEKHPHSALKYRSPREFRRSMDSATLV
- a CDS encoding ImcF-related family protein, translated to MLYVPDELAANDREWLTQIRRLRRRRPIDAVVALTAHAADGSAHTLLPPETLASHISRFARALRWAAPVYLLDVTDQGDDEQHADDAIGLTWTAERVRADGAKGIEASLTALSGRLADAGVARLSTDATRRTAAGLAQHIARMHSALSALVSQTAASRFWRHSVHGLLFAPLGPANAHLATSIPETQASQHRSTTSAVNHRKLWDLIGTHSRKVRGRRVGLSLSSIVAWTVTAVLFVWILGVNLSGLHNRAANKATQDALALWHRASDQTQQMQALDNLGRQMDTFEVREREGAPWSTRFGLNQDSALLNAMWPQYVSAARTVVLLPVKRELETRLMRLTSLSDAEIADSDNVQADAAHNTLEAYLMLANTAHANADLLKPLLLGTQVPLQPHLPGMSPGAWSDLRSQTLAFMASHLGTTRNGISLATPVDQGLVDATRQTIISVRGIQNSADMLYDKIVEDAQAKYPPVTLASLLGDTSSRGLFTTTHTLPGVFTRAAYEERISRAIDDASRRQDVTGDWVLSDVERDVPNTSALEIALRQRYFDDFARAWADFLNSLRWQHASSLTGTVDQLLLLGDPQRSPMVALMEAINYQANTGVTKQSLADGLLDKAHQLVGRDVDPSLREPASVVPLANAFGPILRLTGRDLTSAGSAPGTSALAGTSDLTLARYLERTTAMRLRLQQMASAPDPDAMARIAAQAVLQGKTSEIADSRDYATRVAASLGGQWAGFGAVLQAPLDQAWQVVVQPAAANLNEIWRNAVVADWQATFGGRYPFADSDNDASLPEMARFMRPDGGVVAQFVATQLAGVIERQGDRWVATQGPNQGGLSLDPQYLVALNRLTRAATVMFPSGDGHVRFELRGVPAPGITDVRFVLSGRNLHYFNQKEAWMPFEWPGQTLENVTRVEWQTARSGLQSSLDAQGRFGLIRLLERARVDQQDSARYLLTWTPDQTSGVPLRVQMRSEAGSGPLEVLQLRHFTLPPRIFATGSTRPSNSPRRVNARTSGAGVN
- the tssA gene encoding type VI secretion system protein TssA, producing the protein MLAGLLNRLIPSIRHAEQFARARLDTWNAWLRPISETAPAGRDPGYEDAFFIIKDESGKLGGIDDTVIVDHCERLVVEIGKDLRVAGYYALARMRRDGTGGFTDGLELIAALVDRFGETVLPARVEARKGALEMLVTPRTFECLSTFDRFADEDRERALAALDVLLGHVGKWSENVRPNLQPLVALLESKDVGDTPHAAKRAAPATTEAAPISSAMRAVKAIASSHDLLDQARAMANWLRDREGGYLSAARLVRSVRWDTLQELPPADNNGRTRLPPPRAELRQHLKRLVLQRQWTEILERVEDAYVQDANHFWFDLQYFQHLALEHAGHPYGGWRDILRTDVALLLERLPDIERLTFDDRTPFADDATLDWLATHAVVRNLAAGESPAPLPVSLSSSGESTGDWSEIEAQAHEKANAEGLDAAIAWLDALPGVTSQRHRFLQRLLMASVAEQAGRADATVALLTELDASARAVSVTQWEPYLAFHVKQQLVRGLKTAAARKDADHIALARRIAELQAEMTVLDPARALTNA